In the genome of Nitratireductor sp. GISD-1A_MAKvit, the window CCCGGCGGCGACGCCTGCAATGTCGGACACGGCATAGAGTTTGCGGGCTTTGCGCTGGACCACGCACAAGTGCGAGACGACTCCGGTCTCGTTTCCCTGCTCGAGCGCATTCTTATCGCTTCGTTCCAAGCGAGTTTCGAACAGACCGGACTTCATCTGGCCGTTTCGGTTTCTTCTGGCGAAAAGCTCAGCCCCTTCCGCCCATGGTGGTCGCTTCCCGAAACGATCCGCACCGCCGCCCTCGCCCATCATTTGACCGCTTCACGCGAGGCGCTTTCTGTCTGGCAACGGGCTGACGCTGCATTTTTTAACCACTACTGGCGCGGACACCCGCCCATCGCCTACCAGACACGCACTTCGGTCGGTCCCACCGATTACGTTCCGGCCACGCCCGATCTCGATCCCGGCTATCACACCGGTCTGAGCCTCCTTGCCGCCATCCATGTGGCAGAGGCCCTTGCAACAACAATTCCCGCTCACGCCGCGAGGTAACCATGGCAGCAGTCGACATCCAGGATGTCCGCAAGTTTTACGGACAGCTCGAAACCATCAAGGGCGTCAGCGTGGACGTTCCAGACGGTGCGTTCGTGGTTCTCGTGGGGCCGTCGGGGTGTGGCAAATCCACCCTTTTGCGCATGATCGCGGGGCTGGAGGACATTTCCGACGGCACGATCAGCATTGGCGGGCGTGTCATCAACGACGTGGAACCCAAACACCGCGATATCGCCATGGTGTTCCAGAACTACGCGCTCTATCCCCACATGACGATTGCGGAAAACATGGGCTTTTCGCTGAGGCTCGCCAAGCGTCCGAAGGATGAGATCGACCGGCGCGTGCGTGAAGCGGCGGTCATTCTGGGGCTTGCCGATTATCTGGATCGTTATCCGCGTCAGCTGTCGGGCGGGCAGCGCCAGCGTGTCGCCATGGGGCGTGCCATCGTTCGCGATCCGCAGGTCTTTCTGTTCGACGAACCGCTTTCCAATCTGGACGCCAAGCTTCGCGTGCAGATGCGGGCCGAGCTCAAGGACATTCATGCCCGCCTCAAAACGACGACCATCTACGTCACACACGACCAGATCGAGGCCATGACCATGGCCGACCGCATCGTCGTCATGCGTGACGGTATCGTGGAACAGGTCGGCGCCCCGCTGGAGCTCTACGACCGACCCAACAACACCTTCGTGGCAAGCTTCATCGGCTCGCCCTCGATGAACCTTCTCAAGGGCAGTGTTGCAAAGAGTGGCAGGGCCGTAAGCGTCGAAGGCGGCGCGGAGCTGCCTTTCGAAGGTGATGCTCCGGATGTCGGCAGTGTCGTTTATGGAATCCGGCCCGAGCATCTCCATCTATCCACCGATGGCGGTGGTTTCGAGGCAGTGGCAACCAATGTCGAACCCACAGGTTCCGAAACCCTCGTTCAGGTCCGGTTTGGCGAGCAGATCCTGTCTGCCCAGCTTCGCGACCGCGTGGACATCCGCGCCGGAGACACCGTGCGTCTTGCCGTAAAGGCCGACAAGGCACATCTCTTCGATGCACAGACGAGCCAGCGGCTCGGCTGACCGGCAATGCTTCCCCGCCTCAACAAAGCCCTGCTTGCCGAACTGCCGGATGGCATCGCCCGTCCGGCTTATGACCCGGCAGAAGTCACAACAGGCATCGTGCATCTCGGCGTCGGTGCGTTTCATCGTGCCCACCAGGCCGCTTATGTGGATGCCTGCCTCGCGGAGGGAGACGCCCGTTGGGGCATCATTGGCGTTTCCCTCCGCAGTTCCGCAATGCGCGACGCGCTTGCACCGCAGGACTGGCTATACACGCTCGCCGAAAGGCAGGGCGATGGCGAAAGACTGAAGGTGCTTGGCCCTCTCAGGGAGGTGCTTGTCGCGCCTGAGGATCCGCGGGCCGTGCTGGAGGCCATGGCGAAGCCCGAGATCCGCCTCGTAACGCTGACGGTCACCGAAAAGGCATACCCGCGCACGCCGGAGGGAGCGCTCGACACGAGCGATCCCACAGTGGCGGCAGACCTTGCCGATCCGGCCTCCCCCAGCGGAATTCTGGGTTTCATCTCACAGGCGCTTGCCCTGCGCCGGGCCGCCGGAACCGCCCCTTTCACCGTGCTTTCCTGCGACAACCTCCCGGCCAATGGCTCGACGCTTCGCCGGCTCGTCGTGGAATTCTCGCGCCTGTGCGATCCCGCTCTCGCGCGGCACATCCAAGAAGATGTCGCCTTCCCATCCAGCATGGTCGACCGCATCGTTCCGGCCACTGCCGAAACCGATCGCGAACGCATATCGAGAACGCTTGGTGCTGAAGACGCCTGGCCCGTCGTGACCGAGCCCTTCATGCAATGGGTGGTCGAGGACGATTTCCCGCAGGGACGCCCTGACTGGGAGCGGCACGGTGTCGAAATGGTGTCCGATGTGGAACCCTTCGAGGAGATGAAGCTCAGGCTCCTCAACGGGGCGCATTCGGCCATTGCCTATTCCGGTCAGCTCCTTGGCCACGAAACGGTGGCCGACGCCTTTGCCGACCCTCTGGTCGATCGGTTTGTAAAAGGCCTCTGGCGGGAAGCAGCCGAAACGCTCTCGGGCGCGGCGCGCCTTGAGGCCGGTTCCTACACGGAGCGGCTGAGCGCACGGTTTGCAAATCCTGCCCTTCGCCATCGCACCGCGCAGATCGCCAATGATGGGTCGCAAAAACTGCCGCAGCGCTTTGTCAGCCCGCTTCTGGCGCGGCTGGAAGAGGGAAGCAGTGCACCGCATCTTTGCGCCGGCATCGCGCTGTGGATCGCGGCACTGGAAGCCCGCGGGAGCCAGCCCGCCTTCAGCGATCCGCTGGATGAACGTCTGAGCGCCATATTCGACGAAACCGACGCAGCCGAGCCGACAGCCGAAGCAATCCTCCAACTGGCCGGTTTCAGGTCATTTAAAGACTACCTGCCTGCGGTTGCCAGCGCATTTCAGCGCATCAGGAACGAAGGCGTAACCGCCGAGCTCACCCGCTACCCGTAAGGAGACACATCACGATGAAGCAGACCTGGCGCTGGTTCGGCCCTGACGATCCGGTAACACTTGCACATGTGCGGCAGGCTGGCGCAACGGGCGTCGTCACCGCGCTGCATCACCTCAACGATGGCCGCGCCTGGCCGCAGGATGAGATCGCAAAACGCAAGCAGCAGATCGAGGCCGCCGGTCTTGAATGGTCCGTGGTCGAAAGCATCATCGTGCACGAGAACGTCAAGACCCGCACCGGCGCGTTTCGCGAACTGATCGACAATTACAAGACCTCGATCCGCAATGTCGCTCGCGCCGGCATCAAGACCGTCTGCTACAATTTCATGGCCATCACCGACTGGACACGCACGGACCTCGATTATCCGATGCCCCACGGCGGCACCGCCCTTCGTTTCGACGCGGTGGAGTTCTGCGTCTACGACCTGTTCGTTCTGGAGCGCCCCGGTGCAGAGGCCCGATCACCCGGCGGAGCGCATTGAAGCGGCACGGGCACGTTTGCAGGCGATGAGCGAAAGCGACCTGGCGCGCCTTGAGCGCAACCTCATCGAATGGGTTCCCGCACGCGAATTCGTCTATGATCGCGACAGTTTTCGGCGCATGCTCGATACCTACCGCGACGTCTCGGCCGATGGGCTGCGCGAAAATCTCGCCGCGTTCCACCGGGAAATCATGCCGGTCGCAGAAGAGGAAGGCGTGGTGATGGCGATCCATCCCGACGATCCCCCCTTCCCGCTGTTTGGTCTGCCAAGGATCGTTTCCACCAGGTCGGATCTCGAAGCATTGCTCGCCGCCGTTCCTTCCCGTGCGAACGGTCTTACCTTCTGCACCGGATCGCTGGGCGCAAATCCTGAAAACGATTTGCCTGCCATGGCTCAGGCCCTTGGCCAGCATGTCCATTTTGCGCATCTGCGTAACGTGACACGGGAAGCCGACGGCTCATTCCATGAAGCCGAACATCTGGACGGCGACACGGATATGGTGGCCGTGGTTGCCGCGTTGATGAAGGAAGAACGCCGGCGTGGAGGCGAAATTCCCATGCGTCCGGACCACGGGCACGTCATTCTCGACGATCTCGGCAAGAAAGTGAATCCGGGCTATGCCGGCATCGGTCGCCTGAAGGGCCTCGCGGAACTGCGCGGCATCATGCGCACACTGGAAAAAGTCGGCTACTGAACCTTGCTTGTTTTTGGGAGGGGCGTGGCCCCGCAACGCCTCCCCCGGAAACGACCATCTTCACGAAGGCACAACAGAAAAACGGGTGGCCACCAGATAGCCTGCCCAGGCGGAGACGCCGGTTAGAACAGTGCCCCATGCCATGTCAACGACCGTGACCGCCACAGACCAGTTCTTCACCGTGGCGAGATTGGTCATGTCATAGGTGCCATAGGCGATCAGCCCAAGGATCGCGCCCGCCACCAGTGCGCTCATGGCGCTCCCATTGCCGAGCGCTGGCGCGACGGCAAAATAGACAATCCCCGCGACATAGACGAGGTAGAAAAGCCCCGCCGCCAGGAGGTTTGGCTGGTCCATCAGGAGATGGTCCATGCGTGACTTGTAGAACCCCGTCGAAACGCGCGACAGCCAGACATAATCAAGCCCAAAGAAAACGACTGCCGTCGCGGCATAGGCGATGACATAGCTCATGGGGATCTCCCGTTGTTGCCTGTATCAGTTCATATGCCGATGATCGGCTGGACCAGCCGCACCAGCCAGCTCTTGAAGCGCAAGGGTGCGTCCGTTACCGCGAGGCAGATGCAATCCTGCCCTTCGGTTGCGATCGGCTGATGCTCCAGATGCTCATCGGCTTCCTCAAGGTCGCCCCGCGCGAACAGGTCTTCCCCGTCATGAAAGCTTCCGGACAGAACGAGCGTCAGCTCCCTTCCCCGATGGCCATGTTCAGGCACCGGTTTGCCGGCCGGAATCCGAAGCAGGCGCACGATCGTGCTCTTGTCTTCGGTCCGAATGGGCAGGTGAAACGCGCCGCGCCCGAGCGAGCGCCATTTCACGCCATCCACATCGCTGCCCACATAGCTTCGCAGCGGCTCGGGCAGTACTATGTCGCCGGAAGGAAGGCGGACGTCCGAACCGGCAGTTTTTTCTGGCCGAAGTTTCTCATCCTGGAGGCGTTTCTTCATGGCATCCCAGCCACCGGATGGCGCGTCGTGACCATTTGAAACACTTTCTGCCAGAAGGGCGCCGCCGGTCATCTCCATGGCGGAAAGCCGGCGCCTGCAGCTCGGGCAGAGCGCCAGATGTGTCGCGACGGCGATACGCCAGCCTTCGGAAAGGCTGCCGGTTGCATAGTCGAGCAGAAGTTCGTCGCTGATATGATGCTTGATGTTCATGGCCGGTCTCCCAGCACGGTACGCAATTTGTTGAAGGCAAGTCGGATGCGCGACTTCACGGTGCCCAGTGGAAGGTCCAGCCGCCTCGCGATCTCGCTGTGCGAGGCGTCGTCGAAATACGCCAGGTGCAGAAGTTTCCTCTGTTCTTCCGGTAATTCCTTCAAGGCCCTGTGAAGCGCTTTTTCCGCATCGCGCGCTTCCATCGTGTCGTCGGCCCTTGGTTCGGCATCGGGCACGAAGGCGGGATCGTTCGGGTCAAAGTCCGGCTGCCTGTTTCGGCGAAAACTGTCGATGCGCAGATTGCGCGCAATGGTGAATATCCATGCGCTCGCATTGCCTTTCTGCGTGTCGAATTGCGCCGCCTTGCGCCAGACCGTCATCATGGTTTCCTGCATCAGTTCCTCGGCCAGTTGAGGATCGCGGACGAGCCGCAGCATGTAACCGCGCACACGCGGCGCGAACGCCTCAAAAATGCATTCGAAGGCATCGATGTCCGCGCACTCGGCCACGCGCCGCAGCCGGGCTGCCATCTCGTCTGGGGATTCAGCTTCGTGTTTTCCGTTCATCAAGCCCCGCTTGCCCGATCTGTCGCGCCATCCCGTGCGCTTACCGGAGTTTGGTGCCCACCTGAAATGCGCGGGCCGTGCAGGGTTTGAAACGATGTCCATGCCCCCTGCTACGGGGAGTTAAGCATCGCGGATCACCGAAGACAAAAATTTTTGTCCAGAGAGATCCGATTTGCACGCGCCCGCGTAATGGTTTTCAATCAACAAAAGGATAGTGCGGTGGGATCGGCAATCAAAACAACCCCGTCACCCAGAGTAGCAGTCATCGGTTCGGGGATTTCGGGGCTCTCGGCGGCATGGCTGCTGTCACGAACGCGTCATGTCACGCTCTACGAGGCAGCCAACCGCCCGGGCGGCCATGCAAACACGGTCGATGTGCCATTGGAAGGAGGATCCGTTTCCGTCGACACCGGCTTCATCGTTTACAACGACCGCAACTACCCCAACCTCGTTTCGCTCTTTCAGCATCTGGATGTTCCCACACAGCCTTCCAGCATGTCGTTCGCCGCATCCCTTGACGGGGGTGATTTCGAATATTCAGGGTCGGGACTGAACGGGCTTCTTGGACAGCGCGGCAATGCGCTGCGCCCGCGATTCTGGCGTATGCTCCGCGATGTTCTCAAGTTCTACCGGCAGGCACCCGGTCTCCTGGTCGAACGCCGCCACGGACAGGACACGCTCGGCTCCTATCTGGATCGGACCGGCTACAGCAATGCGTTCATCAACGACCACCTCTTGCCGATGGGGGCTGCCATATGGTCGACCACCGCCGCACAGATGCGCGACTATCCACTGTATGCCTTTATCGGCTTTTTTGAGCGCCACGGTCTTCTTGCCCTTTCGGACCGCCCCCGCTGGCGCACCGTAACCGGCGGGAGCCGCACTTATGTACAACGCGTTCTCGAAGACTTCGAAGGAACGGTGCGCCTCTCGTCCCCCGTTGCGAGGATCAGGCGCCTTGGGCATGGCGTCGAAGTGACCGACAGCCGGGGGCACACCGATCTCTTCGACGACGTGGTGATCGCCACCCATGCGGATCAGGCTCTTGGCATGCTGGAAGATGCCACGGAGACGGAGCACGAGCTGCTCGGCTCCTTTCGATACACGCCCAATCGCGCGGTGCTGCACAGGCATGAAGGGCTCATGCCCAGGCGACGGAACATCTGGTCGAGCTGGAACTACATTCAGGGCACGGGACACGAGGATGCCCGGCAGCTCTGTGTCACCTATTGGATGAACCGCCTCCAGAACCTGAGCAGCCCGGAATCCCTTTTCGTCACCCTCAATCCTTTCATCGATATCCCCGAAAATGAAGCGATTGCCAGCTTTGATTACAAACACCCCCTGTTTAATCAGGCAGCCCTTTCAGCGCAGCGACAGCTCTGGCGGCTGCAGGGCCACCGCAAGACCTGGTTCTGTGGTGCCTATTTCGGCAGCGGCTTTCACGAAGACGGCATTCGATCGGGTCTGTCGGCGGCAGAGCTTCTTGCCGGTTTCGCCCCGCCCTGGAAGGATGTAGGGTCCGGACAGGCAAAGCCACGGGAACCAGAACTCATGGCAGCAGAATGAGCTGGAGCTCCGCCATATATTCCGGTCAGGTGGTGCACACGCGCCACGCACCGCGCGTGCACCGGCTGCGGTATCGCGTGTTTTCGCTTGAACTCGACCTTGACGAACTTCCCGCGCTTTCATCCTCCCTGCGCCTCTTCGGTCACAATCGAACCGCCCTGTTCTCGTTTCATGAGAGTGACCACGGCGATGGCGAGAAAGACGGGCTGCGTCGCTGGGTGGACCGGCAGATGCGTGCGGCGGGTCTCGACCCTGCATCCATGCGCGTCAGCCTGCTGTGCTACCCGCGCATTCTGGGCTATGTTTTCAACCCCTTGTCCGTCTATTTCTGCCGCGACAAAAGCGGGGTCGTCCGCCTCATACTCTATGAGGTCTGCAACACGTTTCGCGAGCGTCACACCTATGTGCTGCCGGCAGGCACTGCGGGCCAGAAACACGTGACCCATTCCTGCGACAAGGCACTCTACGTGTCACCTTTCCTGTCGATGAACTGCCGCTACGATTTCCGCATACTCCCCCCCGGCGAGAAGGTCGGCATCACGATCAACGAAACCGAAAACGGTTCGCCCGTCATGTTTGCGGCCTTCACCGGGAAACGGGTGGAGCTATCTGACAGAGCACTGCTCCGACTGTTTCTCACGCATCCGCTCATGACGCTCAAGATCACCGCCGGCATTCATTTCGAGGCAATGCGGCTCTGGCTGAAAGGTGTCCGCTTCCATCGCCACGAGCCAGCCTCGACGCGCATCTCGCAGACAATCGTCCAGTCCGAGCCCAGGGTGAAACACAATGAGTCATTTTGAGAACGTCTCCGACCGTTCCACAGGTGGGCCCCGCCCCCTCTGGCAGCGCATTGTCTGCCGCTGGGCAGACGCGCTGGGGGCTGGCAGTCTCACACTGGTTTTTCCTGATGGTTCCTGCCACCGGTCGAATGGTTCGGCGAAAGGTCCGGACGCGTCCCTGCGCTTCGCCAGCAGGCGTGGTTTCATGCAGATCCTGCTTGGCGGCAGCATGGGATTTGCCCGTGCATATCTAGACGGACATGTCGATACTCCCGATCTTCACGCACTCTTGAAGCTCGCCCTGGCGAACGAGGACCGATGGGGGAAGGTCCTCCAGACCTCGCGGTTGATCTCGAAGCTGGATTTCTTTCGGCACCGGCTGCGGAAAAATTCGCGCGCGGGAAGCAGGCGCAACATCGCGTTTCACTATGATCTCGGCAACGCTTTTTATCGCCAATGGCTGGACGATACGATGACCTACTCGTCCGCGATATTTTCGGATGCTTCGCAAAGTCTCGAGGATGCGCAGACAGCCAAGTATGACCGCATTCTTGAGCGGTTAGACATCGGACCGAACGACAGGATACTGGAGATCGGCTGTGGCTGGGGCGGTTTTGCCGAACATGCGATCCGGTCGACCGGCTGCCATGTCACCGGCCTCACGCTGTCCGTGGAACAGGCTCGCTATGCCCGTGCGCGACTCTGTGAAGCGGGATTTTCAGAACGGTCCGAGGTGCGCCTTCAGGACTACCGGGAATGTCGTGGAAATTTCACGAAGATCGTATCCATCGAGATGTTTGAAGCGGTGGGAGAAGAAAACTGGCCCGTCTACTTCAGCAGGGTCAGGTCGCTGCTTGTGCCCGAGGGTCAGGCCCTGATCCAGGTCATCACCATCGACGAGGAACGTTTCAGGACCTATCGGCGCAAGGCGGATTTCATTCAGAAATACATCTTTCCCGGTGGCATGCTGCCTTCAGCGACGGCCTTTGCCAGCGCAGCTCGGGATGCGGGGCTCGCCACCATGGCCGGCCACAGCATCGGCCAGCATTACGCAAGAACGCTTCTGGAATGGGAAAAGCGTTTCCGAGCCGCCTGGGCCGAAATTGCACGGCTTGGCTTCGACGAGCGGTTTCGCCGCATGTGGCTCTACTATCTTGCCTATTGCCGCGTCGGATTCCTCAACCGGCGTATCGATGTCATTCAGTTCGAACTGAAGCCGCAGGCGGCGGGAGGGTGATGCCGTCACTCCCTCACCAGCCTGCGCGTGATCGCAAAGCGGATGGTCGCCGGCAATGCATGCAAGAATTTGATCGCGAGCTTCATTTTCCAGGGAAAAATGATCTCATACCTGTCGGCCTCCAGCCCTCGGGCAATGTGGTCCGCAGCCTCGTTTGATGAAATGATAAACGGCATGGGAAAGTCGTTTTTCGCGGTAAGCGGCGTTTCCACGAAGCCGGGGTTGATGATGCTCAGCGACACGTTGTGGCGTTCGGCCTCGGGCTTCATCGCCTCGCACAGATTGTTGAGCGCAGCCTTTGTTGCGCCATAGGTGGCACCGCCGGGAAGCCCGTTATAGCCCGCAACCGAGGCCGTGATCGCGATCTTGCCCCTGCGCCGCCGCATCATCGTTTCAAGCACGGGCTCAAGCGTGTTGCAGGCGCCTTGCAGATTGACGGAGATCATCTTCTGCGCGTTGGTCGCGCTGAAATCGAAAGCCCCGTCCCGTGTATAGGTTCCGGCTGCAAGCACCGCCATGTCGAGCGGTCCCAGCCGTTCCTCGATATCGGCGTGAACCTCACGCGTCCGCTTCATGTCCGTTACGTCCAGGGGAAAGGCGATCACATGTCCGGGTGCCTCTGCGGCCAGAGCATCGAGTTCGCCGGCGCTCCGCGCGCTTGCCGCTACCTTCCAGCCATCTCTCGCGAGCCGGAGCGCGAGCGCTCGCCCTATTCCCGAGCTCGCTCCCGTGATCCAGACAGTCCCTTTGTGCGTTTCTGTCGCCATTCTCAATCGACTCCTGAAAACCGTTCGCAACCAATACGGCGGTCGCAGCATTCTGGATCATGTGACGCCAGGCCGATGCACGTGATCTTTCGTCGCGTTCACACTCTTGCCGGGAACGTGTTTCAATGAACAGATTTCATTGCCGGGCCGCATGCCTTTGCCAGTCCAACATCATTTCAGAGGCCCGGAAGAGTTGCAAAGGCACCAGGCTCGATGGAGACCGGTCGTTGAAGATCGCACCCGCATTCGAAAGTGCGAAGCGCATCGTGCTGCTTGCCCTGGGCCTGTTGATGCTAGTCCTCGCTCTTATCGGCGCCTTCCTGCCGGTCATGCCAACAACGATCTTCGTGATACTGGCAGCGGGATTCTTTGCGCGCTCCTCGCCCGCCCTTGAACGCAGACTGCTCGACCATCCCCGTTTCGGCCCTGCCCTGCGGGGCTGGCGCGAACACGGCGCGATTCCACGCCGCGCAAAAGTCGCCGCCGTGGCGGGCATTGCTTTCGGATACGGCGTGTTCTTCCTGGCCTCCGCCCCCGGGGCCGTGCTGGCGTTGACGGTCGCCGCGGCGATGGCCACCGTCGCAATCTGGATCGTCACACGCCCCGAAGGAAAAAACCCGTCGCATGACAGGCCCGCAAGGTAATACCCGTTCCGCGGCTTGCCATTTTTGCCGAGTGACGTTCACACCGGATGACGGGAGGCCAGAGGCATCGTACATTCACCTGTTCGAGCGACCGGACAGGTGTCTGTGTTGCCTCGCCAGGGGAGGAGATATTTGCGCAGGATTCTGTATTCCTTGCTGGTCGTGCTCACGGCCCATGGTCTGGGAGCCACCGGTGCCGGCGCGCAGGATGTGCCATGCCGGCTTCAGATCATCACATCCTTTCCCGAGAGCTTCTTTCGCCCGTTTGTTGAACGCTTTTCGCGCGATCACGGGCAAGCCTGCGTTACCAACAAGAACACCATTGCCCTGATACGCCATATTCGCGAGCGCCGCCGCCCCATCGCCGATGTCGTCTGGACCAGTTCCCCTGTGGCTTTCGCCGCACTCGACGCAGGCGGGCACATGCACCGCAGGCCCGACCTTGCGCTCGACCCGGCAGAATTTGGCGGCTTTTCGGTGGATGAAGAAAACGGGGCGCGGTTTGGCTTCGCCCTGTCTCGGATCGGGCTGATGTGGAAGCCCGACGGAAAGGTGCTCGGATCAGTCCCCGGGGTCGACCTCCTGACGCAACATCGGTTCCGAAACCGCATCGGCATGACCTCGCCGGCCCGCAGCGGCACCACGCACCTGTTCGTTGAAACCGTCTTGCAAAACGAGGGCTGGGAGCGGGGCTGGGCACTCCTGTCGCGTCTGGGCAGCAATCTGGCCACTGTGACCGCTCGCAGCTTCGGCGTGCGTGAAGGCATCGTCCGGGATCGGTTCGGACTGGGCATCGGGATTGATTTTCTCGCCAAGGCAGCGCATGAGGCACAGGCGCCCCTGGCCTTTGCGCCACTTCAGGGGAGTGCAATATTTCCCGCCAGCGCCGGCATCGCCCGCGATGGTGCCCTCAATCCTCTGGCGGCGGACTTCGTTCGCTTCCTGCGTTCCGACACGGGGCAAAACCTCCTTCTGCGACCCGCCATTGCCCGCATACCCGTCAAACCCGCTCTGTGGGCACAGGCAGGGTTTCGCCCCCGGCGCGAGAGCGCCTACACATTCGATGCAGCCCTGGCCGCGCGAAGACTTCCGATCGTGAATGCACTCTTCGATGAAATGATCACATACCGCCACCTCGAACTGGCTGAAATCCGGGCAGACATCGAAAAGCTGTCCGACAAACAGAAAACAGTGAAAGATCCGCTGTTGAACAAGCTCGTTGCAGAGGCGCGCGACAAGATGGAAACAGTGCCCGTGGCTGCGTTCATGTCGGATGCCGGGGAGCTGATTTCACAGCTGGAAGGCAATGGCCTGACCGGGCTCTCGAGAGACAGCGGGGGAACCCTGCGAGACAGCTGGTCGCACGATTTTTCCAACCGCTACAGCCGTGCCCGCGAACTGATCGCGCGGGGCAACGCACGGCTGGCCGAGCTTGGTTTCGGGTTGCGCCGGTGAAGGTTCATTCCACCTCGCTGCGCAGCAAGCTGCTGATCGCAATCGCCACCATCGCGGGTTTTGCCGTGGTGGCCATGCTCGTGGCGAACTTCACACTTGGCAGTGTCGGCAATGCCATCTCCCGACTGGCCTCAGACAACCTCAGGACGGCGGCCGCAAGTGCCAGGCTCGCCGAAATCGGCCAGGCCATTCGCGTCGACGTACCGATGCTCGGCAACGCACGCACCCGGTTCGAGCGGGAAGCGGCACTGAGCCGGCTGGAAAATCATTTCGCCCGCCTTCATCATCTGTTGGAAGCAGATGTCGGGGAACATGCATTCTCACAGCTGGGTCAGCTCTTGCGTGAAGTGGAGGCCAATGTCGAGGCTCTGGACCGGAATGTTGCCGGGCGGTTTCTTCTGGCCCGGCAGCGAGCGGAAGAAACCGCCCGCCTGAACCGTCTGCATGGCGATTTCCTGCTGGAGATCGATCCATTGCTTGTTGATGCGAAGTTCAACGTGGAAGCCGCCCTGGGGGAGCCAAACACCTCTCGCCCGCCGGATCGGACCTCGCGCGGGCTTGTCCAGCGGGAGGTTCGCCTCACCGAGGCGCTGGGGCGGCTGCATGCCAGCGCGAACCTTGCGGTCGGGATGATCCTGCGTGGCGCCAGCGAGACGGACTTCCGGCTCATCGAACAGTTGCAGACCCGCCTGGCAGAGACGATTGAAGAAGGCAACGCCAATGCCGATCTGATTGCCGACAACGCCAGTGCGATCACGCTGCGCCAGATCTGGCAAAACATAGCCCGTCTTGCCACCGGATCCGACAGTCTGCTCGACCGCCGGCTGAGAGAAAGCGGGCTCCTGGCAGAAAGTGCCCAACTGCAGGGAATGAATGCCTCCCTGCTTGAAGAGCTTGGCACCATCGTGGCGACCACGGTGCGCGAGAGTGGCAGTCGCTCCACGCTCGCTTCGCAGGGAATCAATGACATTCTCTTCGGATGGCGCGTGTTCAACGCCATGAGCACCGCCTTGCTTCTCGCCCTTCTGCTCGGCTTTTCATTTGTTTTCGTGCGCGGCCACCTGTTCCAGCGGCTCATGAAGGTCCTGCATGCGATGGGGCGGATCGCCCGCGGCGAAACCGGCACAAGAGTGGGCGTCTCCGGCTCCGACGAGATCGGCCTGCTGGCAGATGCGGTTCGTCAGTTCCGCGACAAGTCCGAAGCGCTCGATCAGCGCGCACGCGAGTTGCGGCAGGCCAATGTGAAACTCACATCACAGATCGAGCGGCGCAGGAAGGTGGAGACGGAACTGCGCGAAACGCAGGCGGAACTGGTGCAGGCCGCCAAGCTTGCCGCGCTCGGACAGCTCTCTGCCGGGATTGCGCATGAGTTCAACCAGCCGCTCACGGCGATGGGATCCT includes:
- a CDS encoding class I SAM-dependent methyltransferase — translated: MSHFENVSDRSTGGPRPLWQRIVCRWADALGAGSLTLVFPDGSCHRSNGSAKGPDASLRFASRRGFMQILLGGSMGFARAYLDGHVDTPDLHALLKLALANEDRWGKVLQTSRLISKLDFFRHRLRKNSRAGSRRNIAFHYDLGNAFYRQWLDDTMTYSSAIFSDASQSLEDAQTAKYDRILERLDIGPNDRILEIGCGWGGFAEHAIRSTGCHVTGLTLSVEQARYARARLCEAGFSERSEVRLQDYRECRGNFTKIVSIEMFEAVGEENWPVYFSRVRSLLVPEGQALIQVITIDEERFRTYRRKADFIQKYIFPGGMLPSATAFASAARDAGLATMAGHSIGQHYARTLLEWEKRFRAAWAEIARLGFDERFRRMWLYYLAYCRVGFLNRRIDVIQFELKPQAAGG
- a CDS encoding ABC transporter substrate-binding protein; amino-acid sequence: MRRILYSLLVVLTAHGLGATGAGAQDVPCRLQIITSFPESFFRPFVERFSRDHGQACVTNKNTIALIRHIRERRRPIADVVWTSSPVAFAALDAGGHMHRRPDLALDPAEFGGFSVDEENGARFGFALSRIGLMWKPDGKVLGSVPGVDLLTQHRFRNRIGMTSPARSGTTHLFVETVLQNEGWERGWALLSRLGSNLATVTARSFGVREGIVRDRFGLGIGIDFLAKAAHEAQAPLAFAPLQGSAIFPASAGIARDGALNPLAADFVRFLRSDTGQNLLLRPAIARIPVKPALWAQAGFRPRRESAYTFDAALAARRLPIVNALFDEMITYRHLELAEIRADIEKLSDKQKTVKDPLLNKLVAEARDKMETVPVAAFMSDAGELISQLEGNGLTGLSRDSGGTLRDSWSHDFSNRYSRARELIARGNARLAELGFGLRR
- a CDS encoding DUF1365 domain-containing protein, with protein sequence MSWSSAIYSGQVVHTRHAPRVHRLRYRVFSLELDLDELPALSSSLRLFGHNRTALFSFHESDHGDGEKDGLRRWVDRQMRAAGLDPASMRVSLLCYPRILGYVFNPLSVYFCRDKSGVVRLILYEVCNTFRERHTYVLPAGTAGQKHVTHSCDKALYVSPFLSMNCRYDFRILPPGEKVGITINETENGSPVMFAAFTGKRVELSDRALLRLFLTHPLMTLKITAGIHFEAMRLWLKGVRFHRHEPASTRISQTIVQSEPRVKHNESF
- a CDS encoding YbaN family protein, which codes for MKIAPAFESAKRIVLLALGLLMLVLALIGAFLPVMPTTIFVILAAGFFARSSPALERRLLDHPRFGPALRGWREHGAIPRRAKVAAVAGIAFGYGVFFLASAPGAVLALTVAAAMATVAIWIVTRPEGKNPSHDRPAR
- a CDS encoding SDR family NAD(P)-dependent oxidoreductase; translated protein: MATETHKGTVWITGASSGIGRALALRLARDGWKVAASARSAGELDALAAEAPGHVIAFPLDVTDMKRTREVHADIEERLGPLDMAVLAAGTYTRDGAFDFSATNAQKMISVNLQGACNTLEPVLETMMRRRRGKIAITASVAGYNGLPGGATYGATKAALNNLCEAMKPEAERHNVSLSIINPGFVETPLTAKNDFPMPFIISSNEAADHIARGLEADRYEIIFPWKMKLAIKFLHALPATIRFAITRRLVRE